CGACCTCGGGATGCCCCGGCTCGACGGCATCGGGGTGCTCGAGGGCATCCGCGGGTGGTCGCAGGTGCCGGTGCTCGTGCTCTCCGGGCGCACGGACTCGGGTGACAAGGTCGACGCGCTCGACGCCGGTGCCGACGACTACGTGACGAAGCCGTTCCAGATGGACGAGCTGCTCGCCCGGCTCCGCGCGCTCGGCCGCCGGCGGGTGCCCGCGGGTGGGGAGGCCGCGCCGACCATCCGCATCGGGGACCTCGTGGTGGACCTCGTCGCGAAGCAGGTCACCGCGCCCGACGGACCGGCGATCCGGCTGACCCCGACGGAGTGGCGGCTGCTCGAGGTGCTCGTGACGAACCCCGACCGGTTGCTCACGCGCGAGATGCTGCTGACCGAGGTGTGGGG
The sequence above is drawn from the Curtobacterium sp. L6-1 genome and encodes:
- a CDS encoding response regulator: MKVLIADDDVQLVRALAVTLGARGYEVVTARDGRAAIDAVITDRPDIVLLDLGMPRLDGIGVLEGIRGWSQVPVLVLSGRTDSGDKVDALDAGADDYVTKPFQMDELLARLRALGRRRVPAGGEAAPTIRIGDLVVDLVAKQVTAPDGPAIRLTPTEWRLLEVLVTNPDRLLTREMLLTEVWGPTHGNDSGYLRLYMAQLRRKLEPEPSHPRYLVTESGMGYRFAPAG